In Streptomyces sp. NBC_00683, the DNA window CCGCACGTCTGCCCGGGTGCGGCGCTGTCCCGGCTGGAGGCCGGGGTGGCACTCCCGGCGCTGTACGAGCGGTTCCCCGGCCTGGACCTGGCCGTACCTGCCTCGGAGCTCCGCAACAAGCCGATCGTGACCCAGAACGACCTGTTCGAGCTCCCGGTCGACCTGGGCTGATCTTCCCCACCGCATCGGCCGTCCACGGGCCGGAGCGCGCGTCTCATCCGACGGACACGGTCCCTGGCCGTGTCCCCGAGGGACTACGCTCCGGACCGTGGCCGATATCCAGATTCCCGCTGACATCAAGCCCGCCGACGGACGTTTCGGCGCCGGACCCTCCAAGGTGCGGACGGAGGCGGTCGACGCGCTGGCCGCCACCGGCACCTCTCTGCTCGGTACGTCCCATCGCCAGGCCCCGGTCAAGAACCTGGTCGGCGAGGTACGTGACGGCGTACGCAGCCTCTTCTCCCTCCCCGAGGGTTACGAGGTCATCCTGGGCAACGGCGGCTCCACCGCCTTCTGGGACGTGGCGACGCACGGGCTCATCGAGAACAAGTCCCAGCACCTGAACTTCGGCGAGTTCTCGTCGAAGTTCGCGAAGGCGGCCAAGCTCGCCCCGTGGCTGGCCGACCCCACCGTCATCGCCTCCGACCCGGGCACCCACCCGGACCCGAAGGCCGAGGCGGGCGTCGACGTCTACGCCTTCACCCACAACGAGACCTCCACCGGTGTCGCGGCCCCGGTCAAGCGGGTCGCGGGCGCCGACGAGGGTTCACTCGTCCTGGTGGACGCCACCTCCGGTGCGGGCGGCCTGCCGGTCGACATCACCGAGACGGACGTCTACTACTTCGCCCCGCAGAAGTCCTTCGCCTCCGACGGCGGCCTGTGGATCGGTGTGTTCTCCCCGGCCGCTCTGGAGCGCGCCGCCCGGATCCACGCCTCCGGCCGGCACGTCCCGGAGTTCTTCTCGCTGCCCACGGCGATCGACAACTCCCTGAAGAACCAGACGTACAACACCCCGGCGCTCGCCACGCTCTTCCTGCTGAACGAGCAGCTGAAGTGGATGAACGCC includes these proteins:
- the serC gene encoding phosphoserine transaminase translates to MADIQIPADIKPADGRFGAGPSKVRTEAVDALAATGTSLLGTSHRQAPVKNLVGEVRDGVRSLFSLPEGYEVILGNGGSTAFWDVATHGLIENKSQHLNFGEFSSKFAKAAKLAPWLADPTVIASDPGTHPDPKAEAGVDVYAFTHNETSTGVAAPVKRVAGADEGSLVLVDATSGAGGLPVDITETDVYYFAPQKSFASDGGLWIGVFSPAALERAARIHASGRHVPEFFSLPTAIDNSLKNQTYNTPALATLFLLNEQLKWMNAQGGLDFTTGRTAASSQNLYGWAEESKYATPFVTDPAKRSQVIGTIDFADEIDASAVAKVLRANGIVDTEPYRKLGRNQLRVAMFPAIDPADVQALTACIDYVIDKL